A genomic segment from Chitinophaga flava encodes:
- a CDS encoding c-type cytochrome: protein MYRRVSILLRKHFVSVLILCASIVIPFSAVKAADPAKGKQIFQQNCASCHNVHKKLTGPALAGVEGRWADKKLLHQWIHNSASVLASGDKYANNLFNEYNKTAMTAFPSLSNEDIDDILAFISVEEKKPVGVKPEAGTATAGAKEEGSDNSLLFGIITLILAVVALILMQINSNLNKLAGDKEGQPTPEPIPFYKNKAYIALAILVLFMVGGYFTIQGAIGLGRQKDYMPEQPIFYSHKVHAGINQINCLYCHAGAEKSKHAMIPSENICMNCHKAIKEYSGPELFTAEGKKVDGTAEIAKLYDYVGWDAEKGKYTKPGRPIEWTKIHNLPDHVYFNHSQHTVAGKQQCQTCHGAITEMDEVHQFADLSMGWCINCHRTTKVQFADNNYYSIFEKLHQDIKDKKIDSVTVEMVGGTECQKCHY from the coding sequence GTGTATCGTCGTGTTTCCATTCTTTTGCGCAAGCATTTTGTGAGTGTGCTTATTCTATGCGCTAGTATAGTAATTCCGTTTTCAGCTGTAAAGGCAGCGGATCCTGCTAAGGGTAAGCAAATCTTCCAACAAAACTGCGCTTCATGTCACAATGTCCATAAGAAGCTGACAGGTCCTGCACTGGCGGGTGTAGAAGGCCGTTGGGCAGATAAGAAATTACTGCACCAGTGGATTCATAACTCCGCATCAGTATTGGCAAGTGGCGACAAGTATGCCAATAACCTCTTCAATGAGTACAACAAAACCGCGATGACGGCTTTCCCTTCATTAAGTAATGAAGATATTGACGACATCCTGGCGTTCATCTCTGTTGAAGAGAAAAAACCTGTTGGTGTTAAACCAGAAGCTGGTACCGCTACTGCCGGTGCTAAAGAAGAAGGCAGCGACAACAGCCTCCTCTTTGGTATCATTACCCTGATCCTGGCAGTGGTAGCCCTGATCCTCATGCAGATCAACAGCAACCTGAACAAGCTTGCTGGTGATAAAGAAGGTCAGCCTACTCCTGAGCCGATTCCCTTCTACAAAAACAAAGCCTACATCGCATTGGCTATTCTGGTGCTGTTCATGGTAGGCGGTTACTTCACTATTCAGGGAGCTATCGGGCTGGGTCGTCAGAAAGACTACATGCCAGAACAACCAATCTTCTACAGCCACAAAGTGCACGCCGGCATCAACCAGATCAACTGTCTGTATTGCCACGCTGGTGCTGAGAAGAGCAAGCATGCCATGATTCCTTCCGAGAACATCTGTATGAACTGTCACAAAGCCATTAAAGAGTACTCCGGCCCTGAGCTGTTTACTGCTGAAGGTAAAAAAGTTGACGGTACTGCAGAAATCGCAAAATTATACGATTACGTAGGCTGGGACGCTGAAAAAGGTAAGTATACCAAACCAGGTCGCCCTATCGAATGGACTAAAATCCACAACCTGCCTGACCACGTTTACTTCAACCACTCCCAACACACAGTGGCTGGTAAACAACAGTGTCAGACCTGCCATGGTGCTATCACCGAAATGGATGAAGTACATCAGTTCGCCGACCTGTCTATGGGCTGGTGTATCAACTGTCACCGTACTACCAAAGTGCAGTTTGCAGATAACAACTACTACAGCATCTTCGAGAAACTTCATCAGGATATTAAAGATAAGAAGATCGATAGTGTGACTGTTGAAATGGTCGGTGGTACTGAATGTCAAAAATGTCACTACTAG
- a CDS encoding copper resistance protein NlpE N-terminal domain-containing protein: MRKLTYLPTLLATLMACNNNNNNNHTGTDSTAAAGSIPTTVAVHITGTYQGTLPCADCPGMDYQISLFDDHTFTELVAYQGRGQGIAYTEKGTWQQINDSIVRIQKKKDSSSFLAAENKLLVLDREGKRIEGALASNYVLKPVEGGDRRTLLAQKASAGVTFTASGNEPFWSLDLEKSKLLFHTASGDSILANLPAAQPNTDTLKVYTTPQITVSIRNTMCSDDMSGLMRPNTVEIKVKDQTYHGCGEYIK; encoded by the coding sequence ATGCGTAAACTAACTTACTTACCAACCCTGCTGGCCACACTGATGGCTTGCAACAACAACAACAACAACAACCATACCGGCACCGACAGTACCGCTGCCGCTGGCTCAATACCCACTACTGTAGCTGTCCACATCACCGGCACCTACCAGGGCACCCTTCCCTGTGCAGACTGCCCGGGAATGGACTACCAGATCAGCCTGTTTGACGACCACACCTTTACCGAACTGGTAGCCTACCAGGGTAGAGGTCAAGGGATCGCCTATACTGAAAAAGGTACCTGGCAACAAATCAACGACTCCATCGTCCGCATACAGAAAAAAAAAGACAGCAGTTCCTTCCTCGCCGCTGAAAACAAACTCCTGGTATTGGACCGCGAGGGTAAACGGATTGAAGGGGCCCTCGCCAGCAACTACGTACTCAAACCTGTGGAAGGCGGCGACCGCCGAACCCTCCTTGCACAGAAAGCCAGCGCCGGCGTCACTTTCACCGCCAGCGGCAATGAACCCTTCTGGAGCCTGGACCTGGAAAAAAGTAAGCTCCTCTTCCATACAGCCTCCGGCGATAGCATCCTGGCTAACCTACCTGCCGCCCAACCTAATACCGACACGCTTAAAGTATACACCACCCCGCAAATTACCGTCAGCATCCGTAATACCATGTGCTCCGATGACATGAGCGGGCTCATGCGCCCGAATACCGTGGAGATAAAGGTGAAAGACCAAACTTACCATGGTTGTGGAGAATACATCAAATAA